One window of Microcoleus vaginatus PCC 9802 genomic DNA carries:
- a CDS encoding PAS domain S-box protein: MKHSLQLEASKNAKVFNLLPGFLIKIREAFTRIQKVESRKQDEKTRLATIAPGSVFSILIIVLLVLNGWLVAGSADNFYDSQLALGFLAIANIVFLGVSARSNASWVLARNDRPSTEPNGSDRFFSLSLDLLCVLSFDGYLTLINPAAEKMLGYAPREMIGQLFLEFVHPDDREATLKEAESIAAGNNTVGFENRWRCRNGSYKWIAWTATRFCEEELLYGVGRDITAHKQAEAALQESQRFVERIANTSPNLLYVYDETEQRNVYSNREIADTLGYTPEEVKKMGSSLLPTIIHPEDLAKFPEYWHQLENAPDGEVGEYEYRVRDKNGCWRWLVSREIVFSRTEEGKIQQRLGAATDITERKIAEQALAEQLKLSVFTADVGIALTQNQTLLATLQYCADAVVRHLDAAFARIWTLNEEENVLEMEASAGIYTGIDGAYTRIPVGEFKIGLIALERKPHITNSVQEDPRLHDKEWASREGMVAFAGYPLIVDNQLLGVIAMFTRQELKESTLVALASVADAIALGIKRKQTEEALARQKQTLRAIIDNAPIWVWMANASGRMLLVNKTFCEDVAIPESRFLAASHYFEVLGLEQSANCMASDAQAWSQDIPYYSEEIFELTEGKYHELDTIKTQVKDDCGNAIGLIGLGLDVTKQKEAQRQLQASEARFRKLAEKEALLNQLASNIRESLDLDTILATTVQQIRDLLQVDRCVFIWYLPDASPPAWDVVHEAKKDDLFSLLGYFRADITGTLPQKIAKLEVYQIDDVATVSDPVEQKFFLELGCKSVLDLPIKSAGGLTGVVGCVSCREVRKWTKEEVELMEAIGDQLGIAISQSELYTQSVHSARIAQEQAAKLEVTLCELQQAQTQLVQAEKMSSLGQMVAGIAHEINNPVSFIFGNLTYTEEYTTNLMKLLQMYRNEYPEPSPALQEEIEVLEMDFLLEDLPKMLSSMQMGATRIRDIVRSLRNFSRLDESDMKKVNIHEGIDSTLMILEHRLKVQPERPAIQVVKEYGQLPLVECYAGLLNQVFMNIIANAIDVLQEPLENPGIIRIRTEVEGTLAVIRIADNGAGITEQVKQRIFDPFYTTKPIGSGTGMGLAISHSIIVEKHKGEINCISALAKGTEFTIKIPIKSTKI, encoded by the coding sequence ATGAAACACTCACTTCAACTCGAAGCCTCAAAAAACGCTAAAGTGTTTAACTTACTGCCAGGGTTTTTAATAAAAATCCGAGAAGCCTTCACTAGAATACAAAAGGTAGAAAGCAGAAAGCAGGATGAAAAAACCAGATTAGCGACGATCGCCCCTGGCAGTGTCTTCTCAATTTTGATAATTGTACTGCTTGTCTTAAACGGGTGGCTCGTAGCTGGCAGCGCTGATAATTTCTACGATAGCCAACTCGCCCTGGGATTTTTGGCAATAGCAAATATTGTCTTTTTGGGGGTATCGGCGCGCTCAAACGCCTCTTGGGTCCTAGCGCGCAACGATCGCCCATCCACCGAACCCAACGGAAGCGATCGCTTTTTTAGCCTTTCGCTAGATTTACTGTGCGTCCTTAGTTTTGACGGTTATTTAACACTGATCAACCCAGCAGCAGAAAAAATGCTCGGCTATGCACCAAGAGAAATGATTGGCCAACTCTTCCTTGAATTCGTGCATCCAGACGATCGCGAAGCTACTTTAAAAGAAGCTGAAAGTATTGCTGCGGGGAATAATACCGTTGGGTTTGAAAACCGCTGGCGCTGTCGCAACGGTTCTTACAAGTGGATAGCTTGGACTGCTACCCGTTTCTGCGAGGAAGAATTGCTCTATGGTGTCGGCCGCGACATTACCGCTCACAAACAAGCAGAAGCAGCGCTGCAAGAGAGTCAACGTTTTGTGGAGCGAATTGCCAATACCAGTCCGAATCTTCTCTATGTTTACGACGAAACCGAGCAGCGAAATGTCTACAGCAACCGCGAAATCGCTGACACCCTCGGCTATACCCCCGAAGAAGTTAAAAAAATGGGTAGCAGTCTGTTACCTACCATTATCCACCCTGAGGATTTAGCTAAATTTCCCGAATATTGGCATCAATTAGAAAATGCTCCCGACGGCGAAGTTGGTGAGTACGAATACCGGGTGCGCGACAAAAATGGCTGTTGGCGCTGGCTAGTCAGCCGGGAAATTGTGTTTAGCAGAACAGAGGAGGGAAAAATTCAGCAGCGTCTCGGTGCTGCTACGGACATTACAGAGCGCAAAATAGCAGAACAAGCTTTAGCAGAACAACTTAAACTTTCTGTATTTACAGCAGATGTGGGCATTGCTCTGACTCAAAACCAGACTTTGCTTGCAACTTTGCAATATTGCGCCGATGCAGTTGTGCGCCATTTGGATGCTGCCTTTGCTCGGATTTGGACGCTGAATGAAGAGGAAAATGTATTGGAAATGGAAGCAAGCGCGGGGATATATACTGGCATTGACGGCGCTTACACCCGCATTCCTGTCGGCGAGTTCAAGATTGGTTTAATCGCCTTGGAGCGAAAACCTCACATCACTAATTCTGTGCAAGAAGATCCCCGACTCCACGACAAAGAATGGGCCTCACGAGAAGGAATGGTGGCTTTTGCTGGATATCCGCTAATTGTTGACAATCAGTTGCTGGGAGTAATAGCGATGTTTACTCGCCAGGAGTTGAAGGAATCAACGCTGGTTGCTTTGGCCTCGGTAGCAGATGCGATCGCCCTGGGAATTAAGCGCAAACAAACAGAAGAAGCTCTCGCCAGACAAAAGCAAACTTTGAGGGCAATTATTGACAACGCTCCGATTTGGGTGTGGATGGCAAATGCTAGCGGGCGGATGTTATTAGTTAACAAAACTTTCTGCGAAGATGTGGCTATACCTGAATCAAGATTTTTAGCTGCATCTCACTATTTCGAAGTTTTGGGCTTAGAACAATCTGCTAACTGCATGGCATCTGACGCGCAAGCGTGGAGCCAAGATATTCCCTATTATTCTGAAGAAATTTTCGAGCTTACTGAGGGTAAATATCACGAACTGGACACAATTAAAACTCAGGTCAAAGATGATTGTGGTAACGCGATCGGCTTAATCGGTTTGGGTTTGGACGTTACAAAACAAAAAGAAGCTCAAAGACAGTTGCAAGCTTCGGAAGCGCGATTCCGCAAGTTAGCGGAGAAGGAAGCACTGCTGAACCAGCTAGCTAGCAATATCCGCGAATCTCTAGATTTAGATACTATTTTGGCAACAACTGTGCAGCAGATTCGCGACTTGCTGCAAGTCGATCGCTGTGTGTTTATCTGGTATTTGCCCGACGCTTCACCACCTGCTTGGGATGTCGTCCACGAAGCTAAAAAGGATGATTTGTTCTCGCTTTTGGGTTATTTCCGTGCTGACATAACGGGTACGCTGCCGCAAAAAATCGCTAAGTTGGAAGTTTATCAAATAGATGATGTTGCAACTGTCAGCGATCCCGTAGAACAAAAATTCTTTTTGGAGCTTGGTTGCAAGTCTGTCTTGGATTTACCGATTAAAAGTGCCGGCGGTTTAACTGGTGTTGTTGGCTGCGTTTCTTGCAGGGAGGTACGCAAGTGGACAAAAGAGGAAGTGGAGTTAATGGAGGCAATTGGCGATCAATTGGGCATCGCCATCAGTCAATCCGAGCTCTACACTCAAAGCGTCCATTCAGCCCGGATAGCACAAGAACAAGCTGCCAAACTCGAAGTAACTCTGTGCGAACTCCAGCAAGCTCAAACTCAACTCGTGCAGGCAGAAAAAATGTCGAGTCTCGGTCAGATGGTAGCAGGAATTGCCCACGAAATCAATAACCCGGTCAGCTTTATTTTCGGCAATCTTACCTACACAGAAGAATACACCACAAACCTGATGAAACTGCTGCAAATGTATCGAAATGAATACCCAGAACCTTCTCCAGCTCTTCAGGAGGAAATAGAGGTGTTAGAAATGGATTTCTTGCTAGAGGACTTGCCGAAAATGCTGTCTTCTATGCAGATGGGAGCTACTCGCATCCGGGATATCGTGAGGAGTTTGCGGAATTTCTCTCGCCTGGATGAATCTGACATGAAAAAGGTTAACATTCACGAAGGCATCGACAGCACATTAATGATTTTAGAACACCGTCTGAAAGTTCAGCCCGAGCGCCCAGCAATTCAAGTCGTTAAAGAATACGGACAATTGCCACTGGTGGAGTGCTACGCCGGACTGTTGAATCAGGTGTTTATGAATATTATCGCTAACGCTATTGACGTTTTACAAGAACCGCTGGAAAATCCGGGAATTATCCGCATTCGTACAGAGGTAGAAGGTACTCTCGCTGTGATTAGAATTGCTGATAACGGTGCAGGTATTACCGAGCAAGTCAAGCAGCGGATATTTGACCCGTTCTATACTACAAAACCGATCGGTTCGGGTACTGGGATGGGTTTAGCGATTTCCCACTCAATTATAGTCGAAAAACATAAAGGTGAAATCAATTGTATTTCCGCTCTAGCGAAAGGAACTGAATTTACGATTAAGATTCCGATTAAAAGCACAAAGATTTAA
- a CDS encoding cytochrome P450, with product MALPPGSFGLPLIGDTINFLQDSQFAKKRHQQYGPLFKTSLFGQPTVFMRGQEAKLFVLSNDNRYFVVTWPPSTKALLGPLSLALQTGANHQNRRKLLYQAFQPRALAGYIGAMENITQRYLEKWVKRETLTWYPELRNYTFDVAGKLLVGIENGSETALGHYFETWCNGLFSIPLDVPWSQFGKAKKCRKLLLTELEKIIRDRQQGTPSGNDALSLLISARDDEGNSLSLEELKDQVLLLLFAGHETLTSAIASFCLLLAQHPDVMAKVRTEQQQFPATEPLTLEQLKQMTYLEQVLQEVLRLVPPVGGIFRTVINACEFGGYEIPKGWSVLSQINQTHQDSQLYPEPDRFDPDRFNSERSAKPFSYVPFGGGLRECLGKEFARLEMKLFAAKIVREFEWELLPDQDLNLITVPTPHPRDGLRVKFRRTTMK from the coding sequence ATGGCATTACCTCCCGGCAGTTTCGGTTTACCCCTAATTGGCGATACTATCAACTTTTTGCAAGATTCCCAATTCGCCAAAAAACGCCACCAGCAGTACGGGCCCCTTTTCAAAACCAGCCTTTTCGGACAGCCTACCGTGTTTATGCGTGGCCAAGAGGCTAAGTTGTTTGTTTTAAGCAATGACAACCGATATTTTGTTGTGACTTGGCCTCCCAGCACGAAAGCGCTTTTAGGGCCGCTTTCCTTGGCACTGCAAACGGGTGCTAACCACCAAAATCGGCGCAAGTTGCTGTACCAAGCGTTTCAGCCGCGAGCGCTGGCTGGCTACATCGGCGCGATGGAAAATATCACTCAGCGCTATTTGGAAAAATGGGTCAAAAGGGAAACGCTGACTTGGTATCCCGAACTGAGAAATTATACTTTTGATGTGGCGGGTAAGTTGTTAGTAGGGATTGAAAATGGTTCGGAAACGGCGCTTGGACATTATTTTGAAACTTGGTGCAATGGTTTATTTTCGATTCCTTTAGATGTGCCGTGGAGTCAGTTTGGTAAAGCTAAAAAGTGCCGAAAGCTGCTGTTAACCGAACTTGAAAAGATTATTCGCGATCGCCAACAAGGAACTCCAAGTGGCAATGATGCTTTGAGTTTGCTGATTTCGGCTCGCGATGACGAGGGAAATAGTTTGAGTTTGGAGGAGTTAAAAGATCAAGTGCTGTTGCTGCTGTTTGCGGGACACGAAACTTTAACTTCGGCGATCGCCTCTTTTTGCCTTCTCCTAGCCCAACATCCCGATGTGATGGCAAAAGTCCGCACCGAACAGCAGCAGTTCCCCGCTACGGAACCCCTAACATTGGAACAACTCAAACAAATGACCTATTTAGAACAGGTGCTGCAAGAAGTGCTGCGTTTAGTTCCACCCGTGGGAGGTATTTTTCGGACAGTCATTAATGCTTGTGAGTTCGGCGGCTATGAAATTCCAAAGGGTTGGAGTGTGCTTTCTCAGATTAATCAAACCCATCAGGATAGTCAACTTTATCCTGAACCCGATCGCTTCGATCCCGATCGATTTAACTCCGAGCGATCGGCAAAACCGTTCAGTTACGTGCCATTTGGTGGAGGTTTGCGGGAATGTTTGGGCAAAGAATTTGCCCGGTTAGAAATGAAGTTGTTTGCGGCAAAGATTGTTCGGGAGTTTGAATGGGAGCTTTTACCGGATCAAGATTTGAATTTAATCACAGTACCGACTCCGCATCCGCGCGACGGTTTGCGAGTAAAATTTCGTCGAACAACAATGAAATAA
- a CDS encoding DUF98 domain-containing protein — MTATFTPKNSRTWHALNPLWQGAEDAVQKGLPHTKLAPAWQILLLGDGSPTRHLQLLTGEPTEVDVIDMSLVGEDADGAPQQIVAVPGPRLRRQVWLRTASGQRLAYATSWWEASHVDEYLQNKSLPIWASLARLRTELYRDVQGIYCGDSPALESAFEESGPFWGRHYLFWHHGKPLTLIYEVFSPYLTKYLGPMQLDID, encoded by the coding sequence TTGACTGCAACATTTACACCCAAAAACAGCCGCACCTGGCACGCTCTCAACCCCCTGTGGCAAGGAGCAGAAGACGCAGTACAGAAGGGTTTACCCCACACCAAGCTAGCACCGGCATGGCAAATACTGCTGCTAGGTGACGGTTCCCCCACCCGTCACCTGCAACTGCTGACAGGGGAACCCACTGAAGTAGATGTGATCGATATGTCTTTAGTGGGTGAAGACGCAGACGGCGCGCCCCAGCAAATTGTCGCGGTTCCGGGGCCGCGCCTGCGCCGCCAAGTGTGGCTGCGGACTGCTTCGGGACAGCGCTTAGCCTATGCAACTTCTTGGTGGGAAGCGAGCCACGTAGACGAATATTTACAAAATAAATCTTTGCCAATTTGGGCCAGTTTAGCGAGACTGCGGACAGAATTGTATCGCGATGTGCAGGGCATTTATTGCGGTGATTCGCCTGCTTTGGAATCAGCGTTTGAAGAGTCGGGCCCTTTTTGGGGGCGACACTATTTGTTTTGGCATCATGGGAAGCCCTTGACTCTGATTTATGAGGTTTTTTCTCCTTATTTAACTAAGTATTTGGGGCCGATGCAATTGGATATTGATTGA
- a CDS encoding NAD(P)/FAD-dependent oxidoreductase has protein sequence MLRITEIKLPLDHPQDAIASAILKKLQIPPEELLGYSIFKRSYDARKKAEILLVYIVDVETTQEKQLLQRFKKDPHVMVTPDTNYRYVAKAPSNLTIRPIVIGTGPCGMFAGLMLAQMGFRPILLERGKAVRDRTVDTFGFWKKKAEFNPESNAQFGEGGAGTFSDGKLYSQVKDPQHYGRKVLTELVNAGASPEILYINKPHIGTFKLVGIVQSLRAQIESLGGEIRFQSRVEDIHIENGKVQGLTLASGEYIASNYIVLAVGHSARDTFEMLFSRGVYIEPKPFSIGFRVEHPQTIIDRCRFGDRAGHKLLGAADYKLVHHCQNNRSVYSFCMCPGGLVVAAASEPGRLVTNGMSQYSRNERNANSGIVVGITPEDYPGHPLAGIEFQRRLEERAFELGGGTYNAPGQLVGDFLANRPSTALGSVQPSYTPGVVMTDLSPSLPDYAIAAIREALPAFDKQIKGFAMDDAVLTGVETRTSSPIRIKRKDDYQSLNTEGLYPAGEGAGYAGGILSAGIDGIKVAEAVALSILQSSNHNI, from the coding sequence ATGTTACGAATAACCGAAATAAAACTCCCCCTAGATCATCCTCAAGATGCGATCGCCAGCGCGATTCTCAAAAAGCTGCAAATTCCCCCCGAAGAATTACTCGGCTATTCCATCTTCAAACGCAGCTACGATGCTCGTAAAAAAGCAGAAATCCTCCTTGTCTATATTGTGGATGTAGAGACGACACAGGAAAAGCAACTTCTCCAACGCTTCAAAAAAGATCCTCATGTGATGGTGACGCCAGACACGAATTATCGCTATGTAGCCAAAGCCCCCAGCAATTTGACGATTCGCCCCATTGTGATTGGTACAGGGCCGTGCGGTATGTTTGCGGGCCTGATGCTGGCACAAATGGGGTTTCGCCCCATCCTTTTAGAACGCGGAAAAGCAGTGCGCGATCGCACGGTTGATACCTTTGGATTTTGGAAGAAAAAAGCAGAATTCAACCCAGAATCTAACGCCCAGTTTGGCGAAGGTGGTGCGGGTACTTTTTCCGATGGCAAGCTCTACAGCCAAGTTAAAGATCCTCAGCATTATGGACGGAAGGTGTTGACGGAACTTGTGAATGCAGGAGCTTCACCGGAAATTTTATATATTAATAAACCGCATATTGGCACGTTCAAACTGGTGGGAATTGTCCAAAGCCTACGCGCCCAAATTGAATCATTAGGCGGAGAAATTCGGTTTCAAAGTCGTGTAGAAGATATCCACATCGAAAATGGAAAAGTGCAGGGACTTACCCTCGCCAGTGGAGAATATATTGCTAGTAATTATATAGTTCTGGCGGTGGGACATAGCGCCCGCGATACTTTTGAAATGTTGTTTTCGCGCGGGGTTTACATCGAGCCTAAACCTTTTTCCATTGGTTTTCGGGTGGAACATCCCCAAACTATCATCGATCGCTGTCGTTTTGGCGATCGGGCGGGCCATAAGCTTTTGGGTGCCGCCGATTACAAACTGGTTCACCATTGCCAAAACAATCGTTCTGTGTATAGTTTCTGTATGTGTCCCGGCGGTTTGGTAGTGGCGGCTGCGTCAGAACCGGGGCGACTTGTCACTAATGGGATGAGTCAATATTCTCGCAATGAACGCAATGCTAACAGCGGGATTGTGGTGGGTATCACGCCGGAGGATTATCCGGGTCATCCCTTAGCCGGAATTGAGTTTCAACGTCGCCTAGAAGAACGGGCATTTGAGTTAGGTGGTGGCACTTACAACGCCCCTGGGCAGCTTGTGGGTGATTTTTTGGCGAATCGCCCTTCCACGGCGCTAGGCAGTGTGCAGCCGTCTTATACGCCGGGAGTTGTGATGACTGATTTGAGCCCAAGTTTGCCAGATTATGCGATCGCAGCTATCCGCGAAGCACTTCCGGCTTTTGACAAACAGATTAAAGGATTTGCGATGGATGATGCGGTTTTGACTGGGGTGGAAACGCGCACTTCTTCACCAATTCGGATTAAACGCAAAGATGATTATCAGAGTTTGAATACAGAAGGTCTTTATCCTGCTGGGGAAGGTGCAGGATATGCGGGTGGAATCCTGTCGGCGGGGATTGATGGGATTAAGGTGGCGGAGGCAGTTGCTTTGAGTATTTTGCAATCTTCAAACCACAACATTTGA
- a CDS encoding acireductone dioxygenase, whose amino-acid sequence MAILRLENGTTYTQQSDITRELASLNIQLNRWPVGDSAEIQNLLAKDALDDTQKEQVLQALDGYFQQLSESAGYQDRDLIVLHPDIPNLDTMLSKFSKCHIHADDEVRYIVAGEGIFGFVRPDGSQVELTVQPEEFINVPANTEHWFYLTAARKVKAVRYFTTKEGWTPEYTDTEIRSRLAAV is encoded by the coding sequence ATGGCTATCCTGCGACTCGAAAACGGTACAACCTACACTCAACAAAGCGACATTACCCGAGAACTCGCTTCCTTAAACATACAACTCAACCGCTGGCCGGTGGGTGACAGCGCTGAAATTCAAAATTTGTTAGCTAAAGATGCTCTTGACGACACTCAAAAAGAGCAAGTGTTGCAAGCCCTCGACGGCTACTTTCAACAGTTGTCGGAAAGTGCAGGCTATCAGGATCGCGACTTAATCGTACTGCACCCAGACATTCCCAACCTCGACACCATGCTGTCCAAATTCAGCAAGTGTCACATCCACGCCGATGATGAAGTCCGCTATATCGTAGCAGGCGAGGGCATTTTCGGCTTCGTGCGACCTGACGGCAGCCAAGTCGAACTCACAGTGCAGCCGGAAGAATTTATCAACGTGCCGGCGAATACAGAACACTGGTTTTATTTGACAGCAGCCCGGAAAGTTAAAGCGGTGCGCTATTTTACCACCAAAGAAGGCTGGACGCCGGAGTATACCGATACGGAAATTCGATCGCGTTTAGCTGCTGTTTGA
- a CDS encoding M48 family peptidase, producing MPTYTGISSEAFQHPLDRQAEAALRSVPGFDLIASKFVEFVYERPQFVYLMGNSIQVGPRQYASIYHIFRECVQALDVFPEPGLFVSQNPSVNSYALGKTQPYVVLNTGLLDLLDEAELRVVLAHELGHIKCGHPTLNQMAMWAMSVASTIGEMTFGLGNMVGSGLIFAFYEWRRKAELSADRAALLVTDDLNSVMKTMMQLAGVSSKYADQCSLQEFIRQSDNYQELDRDNLNQVYKFLLYNGGQGVMLSHPFPVERLRYLRDWASSEEYRQIKLGNYKRAVSEGAVDVKSQTPNSETEALRRQIEELQREIDRQKSKRN from the coding sequence ATGCCTACTTATACTGGAATTTCTAGCGAAGCTTTTCAGCATCCCCTCGATCGCCAAGCCGAGGCAGCATTGCGGAGCGTGCCTGGATTTGACTTAATTGCCAGCAAATTTGTAGAATTTGTCTACGAACGACCGCAATTCGTTTACCTAATGGGAAATAGCATTCAAGTCGGTCCACGCCAATATGCCAGCATTTATCATATATTTCGCGAGTGCGTGCAGGCTTTAGATGTTTTCCCAGAACCAGGTTTGTTTGTTTCTCAGAATCCCTCAGTTAACAGCTATGCCCTGGGAAAAACCCAGCCTTATGTAGTATTAAACACTGGTCTTTTAGACTTGTTGGACGAGGCGGAACTGCGGGTAGTCTTGGCTCACGAGTTGGGACACATTAAATGCGGCCATCCAACTTTAAATCAAATGGCGATGTGGGCGATGAGCGTCGCATCGACAATTGGCGAGATGACTTTCGGTTTAGGAAATATGGTCGGTAGCGGTTTAATTTTCGCTTTTTACGAGTGGCGGCGCAAGGCTGAATTGTCGGCGGATCGGGCGGCTTTGTTGGTGACGGATGACTTGAACAGTGTGATGAAGACGATGATGCAACTGGCGGGAGTTAGCAGTAAATATGCTGACCAATGCAGTTTGCAAGAATTTATCCGCCAGTCTGACAACTATCAAGAGCTCGATCGAGACAATCTCAACCAAGTGTATAAATTTTTACTTTACAACGGCGGGCAAGGCGTGATGCTGAGTCACCCTTTCCCGGTGGAACGGCTGAGGTATTTGCGAGACTGGGCCAGTTCCGAGGAATACCGCCAAATTAAGCTGGGGAACTACAAGCGGGCGGTATCCGAGGGTGCGGTTGATGTGAAGTCGCAAACGCCTAACAGTGAGACGGAGGCTTTGCGCCGTCAGATTGAAGAGTTGCAGCGGGAGATCGATCGGCAAAAATCAAAGCGAAACTAA
- a CDS encoding DUF4359 domain-containing protein: MIIDNAMNTNKPTSNFFGNVGKVAMALTLLAAGMAFTNPGRDKYLTYASGVLQTELESTVCKDSRVPKALSGITDTLIGSCKNLLTSQRDTIESLLDNTTQRQNLGVVSIYTTELGKKSYQTVGAFGNFVTLPPSSENAQN, translated from the coding sequence ATGATTATTGATAACGCAATGAATACTAACAAGCCAACTTCTAATTTTTTCGGCAATGTGGGAAAAGTCGCGATGGCTCTGACTCTTCTGGCCGCCGGCATGGCATTTACAAATCCTGGGAGAGACAAATATCTAACTTATGCTTCCGGCGTACTCCAAACCGAGTTGGAAAGCACTGTGTGCAAAGATTCTCGGGTTCCGAAAGCTTTGAGCGGCATTACAGATACTTTGATCGGCAGTTGCAAGAATTTGCTGACTTCGCAGCGGGACACGATCGAAAGCTTGCTCGACAATACAACGCAGCGTCAAAATTTAGGTGTGGTCAGTATTTACACAACTGAATTAGGCAAAAAAAGCTATCAAACGGTTGGAGCTTTTGGTAACTTTGTGACGCTGCCACCTAGTTCGGAAAATGCTCAAAATTAG
- a CDS encoding TerD family protein has translation MAMQLSKGERFNISKEAPGLKKMAIALGWQVTGAGESYEIDVSAFMLGADGKIPNDKYFIFYNNLQSGDSSVLQLIRDKNNRSQENKTIYGVILKRVNPEIEEITFVVTIDEAEKINANFSNIKNAFIKIYNLDTENELVRYELKENFSRETAVEFGRLYRKNGEWRFQAVGAGYQAGLQSFVDKYCS, from the coding sequence ATGGCAATGCAATTAAGTAAGGGTGAGAGATTTAATATCTCTAAAGAAGCGCCCGGTTTAAAAAAAATGGCGATCGCCCTAGGTTGGCAGGTGACAGGGGCAGGAGAAAGCTACGAGATTGATGTCTCTGCCTTTATGCTAGGTGCTGACGGCAAAATCCCTAACGATAAATATTTTATCTTTTACAATAATCTGCAATCCGGTGACAGTTCGGTACTGCAATTGATTCGGGATAAAAACAACCGAAGTCAAGAGAATAAAACGATTTACGGCGTTATCTTAAAAAGAGTTAATCCTGAAATTGAGGAAATAACTTTTGTTGTCACTATTGACGAAGCAGAAAAAATTAATGCAAATTTTAGCAATATCAAAAATGCTTTTATCAAAATTTACAATTTGGATACAGAAAACGAACTTGTTCGTTATGAATTAAAAGAGAATTTTTCGCGAGAGACTGCTGTAGAATTTGGTCGCTTGTATAGAAAGAATGGAGAGTGGAGATTTCAAGCGGTAGGAGCAGGATATCAGGCAGGATTGCAGAGTTTTGTGGATAAGTATTGCAGCTAA